The following coding sequences lie in one Gammaproteobacteria bacterium genomic window:
- a CDS encoding YbhB/YbcL family Raf kinase inhibitor-like protein translates to MRLFVRAFPAFLLLALPGATLAAGGFSVTSPDFANGGTIPKAQVFNGFGCKGGDVSPALHWSGAPAGTKSFAVTIYDPDAPTGSGWWHWVVFNIPANVTGLAAGAGDAHAHMLPPGAVQARSDFGFSNYGGPCPPVGDPPHHYQVTVYALKVAKLPLDADASGAMVGFELHFSTLAQAHLVGVYGRSK, encoded by the coding sequence ATGCGTTTATTCGTGCGCGCATTCCCGGCATTCCTGTTGCTGGCTTTGCCGGGGGCCACGCTGGCCGCGGGCGGGTTCAGCGTCACCAGTCCCGATTTTGCGAACGGCGGCACCATTCCCAAAGCGCAGGTGTTCAATGGTTTCGGCTGCAAAGGCGGCGACGTATCCCCGGCGCTGCACTGGTCGGGTGCGCCCGCGGGCACCAAGAGTTTTGCCGTGACCATCTACGATCCGGATGCGCCGACCGGCAGCGGCTGGTGGCACTGGGTGGTATTCAACATTCCCGCAAACGTCACCGGTCTCGCGGCGGGCGCCGGTGATGCGCACGCGCATATGCTGCCGCCGGGAGCGGTGCAGGCGCGCAGCGATTTCGGGTTCTCGAATTACGGCGGTCCGTGCCCGCCGGTCGGCGATCCGCCGCATCATTATCAGGTGACGGTGTACGCCCTCAAGGTCGCCAAGCTGCCGCTCGACGCCGATGCATCCGGCGCGATGGTGGGTTTTGAACTGCATTTCAGCACCCTCGCGCAAG
- a CDS encoding MgtC/SapB family protein — MFMNSDWHTQLVIIGQVIVAMILGGVIGFERELANKPAGFRTHTLVAGAACLFMAVAAAAEHYLQLKSTVVIDPLRVAAAIVTGVSFLGAGTIFRSGGEHSKVGGLTTAATIWTSAAVGLAVALGQLIAAVGVTILALIVLRGMKVLERDHHADS; from the coding sequence ATGTTCATGAATTCCGACTGGCACACGCAACTCGTGATCATCGGCCAGGTGATCGTGGCCATGATCCTCGGCGGCGTAATTGGCTTCGAGCGCGAACTGGCCAACAAGCCGGCCGGCTTTCGCACTCACACGCTGGTGGCAGGCGCCGCCTGTCTGTTCATGGCGGTGGCCGCGGCAGCGGAACACTATCTGCAGTTGAAGAGCACGGTGGTCATTGACCCGCTGCGCGTGGCCGCGGCCATTGTCACCGGCGTGAGCTTTCTGGGCGCGGGCACGATTTTCCGCAGCGGCGGCGAGCACAGCAAAGTCGGCGGGCTCACCACCGCGGCAACCATTTGGACTTCGGCGGCCGTGGGCCTGGCGGTGGCGCTCGGCCAGTTGATCGCCGCTGTCGGCGTGACCATCTTGGCGCTCATCGTGCTGCGCGGCATGAAAGTGCTGGAGCGTGATCATCACGCGGATTCCTGA